A stretch of the Asticcacaulis sp. ZE23SCel15 genome encodes the following:
- a CDS encoding OsmC family protein, translating into MAHAHARIGTENFKTEIEAGGRALIADEPESLGGKGAGFTPYELLLSALGACSSITLKMYADRKGWPLTGIDVQLHHTKTDDRSVITRTMTLTGDLSDDQRARLAEVIERTPVTRTLKEGADIATTFLS; encoded by the coding sequence ATGGCCCATGCCCACGCCCGTATCGGCACCGAAAACTTTAAGACCGAGATTGAGGCCGGTGGGCGCGCGCTGATTGCCGACGAGCCGGAATCGCTGGGTGGCAAGGGCGCGGGCTTTACGCCCTATGAGTTGCTACTATCAGCGCTGGGGGCGTGCTCGTCGATTACCCTTAAGATGTATGCTGACCGTAAGGGCTGGCCGTTGACTGGCATCGATGTCCAGCTTCATCACACCAAGACCGATGACCGGTCGGTGATCACCCGCACGATGACCCTGACCGGCGACCTGAGCGATGATCAGCGCGCCCGTCTGGCCGAGGTGATCGAGCGCACGCCGGTGACCCGCACGCTAAAAGAGGGCGCCGATATCGCCACAACTTTCTTGAGCTAA
- a CDS encoding alpha-ketoglutarate-dependent dioxygenase AlkB: MASVCELSGGPPVLGLFDPPALAGLVYRENYVDEALEAALMADSDARSWSLELGRRRQWYGGDYDDTELGLVLAQAYRAFAPPDRFGELAERLCADGILPCVATRFGVNEYQPGQGIGAHMDRDNEVVASVAILSLGAGLMMDFVRPADKARQDVRSYYLRRRSLLLIAGEARYQWMHGIAPRRSDKICGLIRPRGRRLSIMFRCRPES, from the coding sequence ATGGCAAGTGTCTGTGAACTTAGTGGCGGTCCGCCTGTGCTGGGCCTGTTTGATCCACCGGCTTTGGCGGGGTTGGTTTACCGCGAAAACTATGTCGATGAGGCGCTTGAGGCGGCGCTGATGGCCGATAGCGACGCCCGGTCGTGGTCGCTGGAACTGGGGCGTCGGCGGCAATGGTATGGTGGTGATTATGACGATACCGAACTGGGGCTGGTGCTGGCGCAAGCGTACCGCGCCTTTGCGCCACCGGATCGGTTTGGTGAGCTGGCTGAGCGATTGTGCGCGGATGGTATTTTGCCATGTGTAGCGACGCGGTTTGGCGTCAATGAATATCAGCCGGGGCAGGGCATTGGCGCGCATATGGACCGCGACAATGAGGTGGTGGCCTCTGTGGCGATCCTGAGCCTCGGGGCCGGCCTGATGATGGATTTTGTCCGGCCCGCCGATAAGGCCCGTCAGGATGTCAGGTCATACTATCTGCGCCGGCGCAGCCTGCTGCTGATCGCGGGTGAGGCAAGGTATCAGTGGATGCACGGTATCGCGCCGCGCCGCTCAGACAAGATCTGCGGCCTGATCCGTCCGCGCGGTCGCAGGTTGTCGATTATGTTCAGGTGTAGGCCAGAAAGTTAG